The genomic DNA TTGTAGATCAAATTGCCTTGTTTGATCAGGCTGTAGCTGCTGTTGCGGAACGGAATGAGCCTGCCGAATGGAACCCTTTGGCAGCATCTGTCAAAGGGTTGGAAGGAGAGGCCCGAAAGCGTGCAACGGCCCGTATTTTTGGGGCTGCGGCTGGTAATTACGGCACAGGTGTTGAGGAACGCCTGAATACGGGATCTTGGGATACCAAGCAGGAACTCGGAACAGCTTGGCTGGAAGGTTCATCCTGGACTTATGGTGGTGGAAGAGAGGGTCAGCAGGATATGCAGGCTCTTTCTAATTTGGTTGGTCAGGCAGAAGCTGTGCTGCATGTGCAGGACAATGCTGAAACCGATATTTTAGAAAGCCCGGATATTGCTGCGCATGAAGGTGGTCTTTCCGCTGCGGCTGCTACGCTAGGTGCAACACCAACTGTATTGCACGGTGATACATCTCGGCCAGATATGCCCCGCTTGCGTACAGCAGAGCAGGAAGTGGCGCGTATTGTGCGCGGGCGGTTGGCTAATCCGCAATGGATTAAAGGAATGCAGCAGCATGGATACGCGGGTGCGGCGGAAATGGCGCGCGGGCTGGATGCGTTGCACGGATTTGCCGCTACATTGCCCCAACGCTTTGATAGGCAGTTTGATCTGGTTTTTGATCAAACCTTGGGTAATGCCGCATGTGATGAGTTTTTGAAACAGGAAAACCCTGCAGCACGGGAAGCAATACGTATGCGTTTTGTCGATGCATGGCGGAGAGGGTTGTGGCACCCACGAGGCAATAGCGTGGCCTGTGTTTTGGATGAGGAAAACAAGGCATGACAGCCCCTCGTGTTATTATGGTTGCCGCTCCTCGCTCTGGGGGTGGTAAAACAACGGTTACACTCGCATTGTTGGCAGCTTTTCAGCGCCGTGGGTTACGGGTTGGAGCCGTTAAAACCGGCCCAGATTATATAGATCCCGCTTTTCATGCGGCTATCACCAATCGGCCACCCCTTAACTTGGATAGCTGGTGCATGCCTGCAGATTTGCTGGCTGGTATTATGGATGCCGCTGCCAAAGATGTAGATGTGGTTGTGGTAGAATCTGCAATGGGGCTGTTTGATGGGTTGATGGCCCCAGAGGGTGCACGCGGCGCGCCTTCTGACATTGCAGCTTTATTTGGTATTCCTGTTTTACTGGTGCTGGATGTTTCTGGGCAGGGGCAATCTGTCGGGCCGATCGCACTGGGGTTTGCTAGGTGGTCTGATGCTGTGCAGGTGCATGGTGTTGTACTAAACCGCGTTGCATCCGAACGGCATGAGCGTTTGGCGTGCTCTGCCGTAGCTATGGCAGACTTGCCTGTTTGCGGTGCCCTCATGCGCCAAAAGGGCGAGGTATTGCCAGAACGGCATTTAGGATTAGTGCAGGCGCGTGAGCACGGCAATCTGGCGGGGTGGTTATCTGACCTTGCAGATAAAGCTGAGCGTGAACTGGATTTGGATGCCATTTTAGAAGCGGCAGCCCCTTTGGCTGAACGGAAAGTTGATCCCGTATCTATGTCAAAGGCGTGTATTCCGCCTCCGGGCCAACGTATTGCCGTAGCGGATGATGCCGCTTTTTCCTTTTTATATGGGCATCTTTCTTTGTTCTGGCGGCAAGAAGGTGCGGAATTGGTTCCATTTTCTCCCTTGGCTAATCAAACACCAGATGCTTCTTGCGATGCTTGTTGGTTACCGGGGGGGTACCCAGAACTTTACGCAGGTCAGATTGCGCAAGCTGAACATTTTAAAAAAGGCTTGCAGGATTTCGCGCTAAAATACCCTGTGCATGGGGAGTGCGGAGGCTACATGGTTTTGGGCCGTGCGTTGGAAGATGCGCAGGGGCAAACACATTCCATGGCAGGCTTGTTAGGGCACGTGACTTCCTTTGCACGTCGGAAATTGCATCTGGGTTACCGTGAAGCCACATTGTTGGCAGATAATGTATTGGGCTGTGCAGGTACACGCTTGCGCGGGCACGAATTCCATTATGCCACAGTCACAGAAACAGGGAGTGATGCGCCATTGGCTGATCTGGCAGCGGGGGACGGCGTAGCGCTTGGTGTATGTGGCGGTCAACGAGGGTTGGTATCTGGGTCATTCTTTCATGTTCTGGCACGGTGTTCCAATCAGAATATTTTGAATTCTTCCTCTTTATGAAAAGAGCATATGCAAAAACGAACGCGGAAACTTGTGTGATAACAAGGTATGCACAAAGTGCTCTGCCGTCCTGATAAAGCCGGGGCAGGCGGTGAGAAGGAGATATTGAAATGCGATCTTTTCCCGTGTTGCTGGTAAGGCATGCTCCTGTTCAGGTTGCACAGGGCGTTTGTTACGGCAGGCAGGATGTTGCTCTTAGCCCAGGGTGGGAGAGTATTGTTTCAGGGCTTTCCGTTCTGGCCAAGGGCGCAGTTTGCCAAGTGTTATACAGTTCTCCTGCGCAAAGGTGTTGGCAAATGGCGCTGCGTTTAGCGCAAAGCGCGGGTATGGAACTGCGCGTGGATCACCGATTGGCAGAATTGGACTTTGGTCGGTGGGAAGGCATACGCTGGCAGGATATAGACCGCGCATTGCTGGATGAATGGGCCCAGAACCCAGAAGGTTTTGCTCCTCCAGAAGGTGAAAGTGGGCAAGACCTGTATCAGAGAATTCAGAGCTTCTGGCGAGAAGTGCGCCAGCGTGAAGAAAATGTGTGTGTCTTATCGCATGGGGGGCCACTGCGTTTGCTCAGCGCATTTGCTGGTGGGTATAAACCCCAGCTTCTTGCGCCTTCCATGCCGCAGGGATTTGCGCGTCTGTTTATGGTGGAAGAAAAGAACGAACTTGTTTCAACAGAAGCAGATTTTTTAAAGCATCATAAAAAGGAAGAACCGTGTCAGGTATGATAGATCCGCAAAAGCCAGCATCAACACCGGATGCAGAGCATCATCGTACCAAAATGCAAAAACGCAAAGCTGTGCAAGATAAAGAGGTTGCCAGCAAGACAGTGGAAAAGGGCCTGTTAATTGTAAATACAGGTGCCGGAAAAGGAAAATCTACTGCAGCGTTTGGTCTGGCTTTGCGAATGCTGGGGTATGGGCGGCGTGTTGTTGTGATCCAGTTTATCAAAGGGGCATGGCATACGGGAGAGCGTAAGGCGCTGGAGCGGTTTGAAGATTTGGTGGAATGGCATGCTCTGGGTGAAGGCTTTACGTGGGAAACGCAAGATAAAGCACGGGATATCGCTGCATGCCAGCGTGCATGGCAAGTTGCTCAGCAAACATTGACAAACCCGGATATTGGGTTGGTTATTCTTGATGAACTGAATATTGCGCTAAGGTATGATTACTTGCCCATGGAACAAGTGCTTGCTGATATTACAGCGCGTCCGGCAAACCAGCATGTTGCAGTAACAGGGCGTAATGCCAAGGAAGCCATGCTGGAAGCTGCGGATTTGGTAACAGAAATGACATTGGTGAAGCATCATTTCAAAGCAGGTGTAAAAGCGCAGGAAGGCATAGAGTTTTGAGTGCTCGTGTTCTGATGGTGCAGGGCACAGGGTCCAGCGTAGGAAAATCAACACTCGTTGCAGGCCTTGCGCGTGCCTTTACCCGGCGTGGGCTGCGGGTTTTGCCGTTTAAGCCGCAGAATATGTCTAATAATGCTGCTGTAACATGGGATGGTGGTGAAATCGGGCGTGCTCAGGCTTTGCAGGCGCGTGCCTGTGGAGCACCTGCAAGCGTGGACATGAATCCGGTTTTGCTTAAACCGCAAGGGGAAACAGGTGCACAGCTTGTTGTGCAGGGGCGGATTGAAGAAATGGTGCAAGCGCGGGATTATCAGAGCCGCAAAGCCCTTTTGATGTCGGCTGTTTTGCAAAGCTTTTTCAAACTTGCTGCAAAGGCGGACTTAGTTTTGGTAGAAGGCGCTGGCTCTGCTTCTGAAGTTAATTTACGCGCACATGATATTGCCAATATGGGGTTTGCAGAAGCAGTAAATGCCCCAGTGGTGCTTGTGGGTGATATAGATAGAGGCGGGGTTATTGCCAGCCTTGTTGGCACACAAGTTGTTGTAAGTCAGGAAGATGCCCAGCGCATTAAAGGGTTTATTGTAAACCGTATGCGGGGTGATCCAACACTGTTTGCGGATGGCATGCAGTTTGTTGCCGAACGCACAGGGTGGCTGCCGTTAGGGCTTGTACCAGATTTGCCAGAGGTGAGAACCCTGCCAGCAGAAGATGCAGCAGATCTGGATGAAAAACTTACGCATGCAGTAAAGCATTCAAAAGCAAAATTAGATCAAAATACTCCGCTACGTATTATTGTGCCTCTTTTGCCGATGATTGCAAATTTTGATGATCTGGACCCATTGTCTGCAGAACCCGGTGTGCACCTTATGCTGGTTAAACGTGGCCAACCTTTGCCAGAATGTGATTTGATTATATTGCCCGGATCAAAAGCTACCTTATCTGATCTTTCTTGTTTGAAAGAACAGGGCTGGGGCAAGCAGATTGCAGAACATGTTGCCAATGGTGGCTATGTAATGGGTATTTGTGGTGGCTACCAGATGTTGGGGGCTACTGTGGTGGATCTTTATGGAACAGAAGGTGTAGCAGGGCAGACGGAAGGATTGGGGCTGTTAAAAATTGATACAGTTTTAAGCCGAGATAAAAGTCTAGAACACAAAAAAGGAAAACTGACGGTAGAAGGCTGTAAAGTTGCTGGATATGAAATGCATGTAGGGCAAACAACAGGAGTTGATTGTCAAAATCCGTTGATTTATTTGGACAATCAGCCAGAAGGTGCCGTTTCTGCCAATGGGCGCGTATGGGGCACCTATTTGCATGGCATTTTTAACCACCGGGCTGCGCGTATGGCTTTGCTTGCACGCGTAGGTGGGGTGGCATTTCAGCCAGATGGTGTATGGTATACAGCCGGGGCAGACTTACCTACGCGCCATGATCAGAGTGTAGAACAAGCGCTGGATGCGCTGGCCAACCATTTGGAACAGCATATTGATTTAGATGCTTTGTTGCAGTTGGCTGCCGTGCCAGCGGGTATTTAAAAGCAACACATGCTTTAGCGTTGAATCCAGCGCCTTCTGGCAGGGTTACGCTTTTCCCACCCGCGGCGTTCAAGCTCTGGCGTGCTGGCATGTTGTTCAGGAAAGC from Acetobacter ascendens includes the following:
- a CDS encoding cobyrinate a,c-diamide synthase; its protein translation is MTAPRVIMVAAPRSGGGKTTVTLALLAAFQRRGLRVGAVKTGPDYIDPAFHAAITNRPPLNLDSWCMPADLLAGIMDAAAKDVDVVVVESAMGLFDGLMAPEGARGAPSDIAALFGIPVLLVLDVSGQGQSVGPIALGFARWSDAVQVHGVVLNRVASERHERLACSAVAMADLPVCGALMRQKGEVLPERHLGLVQAREHGNLAGWLSDLADKAERELDLDAILEAAAPLAERKVDPVSMSKACIPPPGQRIAVADDAAFSFLYGHLSLFWRQEGAELVPFSPLANQTPDASCDACWLPGGYPELYAGQIAQAEHFKKGLQDFALKYPVHGECGGYMVLGRALEDAQGQTHSMAGLLGHVTSFARRKLHLGYREATLLADNVLGCAGTRLRGHEFHYATVTETGSDAPLADLAAGDGVALGVCGGQRGLVSGSFFHVLARCSNQNILNSSSL
- a CDS encoding histidine phosphatase family protein; the encoded protein is MRSFPVLLVRHAPVQVAQGVCYGRQDVALSPGWESIVSGLSVLAKGAVCQVLYSSPAQRCWQMALRLAQSAGMELRVDHRLAELDFGRWEGIRWQDIDRALLDEWAQNPEGFAPPEGESGQDLYQRIQSFWREVRQREENVCVLSHGGPLRLLSAFAGGYKPQLLAPSMPQGFARLFMVEEKNELVSTEADFLKHHKKEEPCQV
- the cobO gene encoding cob(I)yrinic acid a,c-diamide adenosyltransferase, whose translation is MIDPQKPASTPDAEHHRTKMQKRKAVQDKEVASKTVEKGLLIVNTGAGKGKSTAAFGLALRMLGYGRRVVVIQFIKGAWHTGERKALERFEDLVEWHALGEGFTWETQDKARDIAACQRAWQVAQQTLTNPDIGLVILDELNIALRYDYLPMEQVLADITARPANQHVAVTGRNAKEAMLEAADLVTEMTLVKHHFKAGVKAQEGIEF
- a CDS encoding cobyric acid synthase, with product MVQGTGSSVGKSTLVAGLARAFTRRGLRVLPFKPQNMSNNAAVTWDGGEIGRAQALQARACGAPASVDMNPVLLKPQGETGAQLVVQGRIEEMVQARDYQSRKALLMSAVLQSFFKLAAKADLVLVEGAGSASEVNLRAHDIANMGFAEAVNAPVVLVGDIDRGGVIASLVGTQVVVSQEDAQRIKGFIVNRMRGDPTLFADGMQFVAERTGWLPLGLVPDLPEVRTLPAEDAADLDEKLTHAVKHSKAKLDQNTPLRIIVPLLPMIANFDDLDPLSAEPGVHLMLVKRGQPLPECDLIILPGSKATLSDLSCLKEQGWGKQIAEHVANGGYVMGICGGYQMLGATVVDLYGTEGVAGQTEGLGLLKIDTVLSRDKSLEHKKGKLTVEGCKVAGYEMHVGQTTGVDCQNPLIYLDNQPEGAVSANGRVWGTYLHGIFNHRAARMALLARVGGVAFQPDGVWYTAGADLPTRHDQSVEQALDALANHLEQHIDLDALLQLAAVPAGI